The genomic DNA GCCATGCGAGCGCCCTTGACGCGTGCGGGCGACCCCACCATGCTCCGAGGTGACACGATTCACCACCCCTCAACGGAGAGGCCCTCCCCATGTCCCAGCAGGTCCCGCACGCCCTGCGCGCGCCGACGACCAGACCTCGCTCGCCGCGTCCGGTGCGCTGGCTCGCCGCCGCCGCAGCCCTGGCCACGCTCGGTGCAGCTGCCGCCACGACCACCGCCTCCGCGGCACCGGTGGCCGCAGCGCCCGCCCCCGCGTCGGCCCCGACCGTCAGCGCCGCACCGGCGGCCCCGTCCACCCCGGCACTTGGCCCGTCGGTCACCGTCTTCGACCCGAGCATGCCGGTCGCCCAGATCCAGGCGTCCCTCGACAAGGCGTGGACCGCGCAGGTCGACAACGAGATGGGTAGCGAGCGGTACGCCTTCTTGTTCAAGCCCGGCACGTACGGCACCGCGGCCCAGCCGCTCCAGGTCAAGGTCGGCTACTACACCGAGGTCGCCGGGCTCGGCGCCTCACCGACCGATGTCGTCATCAACGGCAAGGTCGAGGCCTACAACCGCTGCCTCGGCGACGGTGGGACGAGCAACTGCATCGCCCTCAACAACTTCTGGCGCACCCTGTCCAACCTCTCGATCAAGGTCGACGCGACGGGTCAGGACGGCTGCCGCGCCTCCGCCAACTTCTGGGCCGTCTCCCAAGCGGTCTCGATGCGCCGCCTGGACGTGAGCGGGGCCAACCTGTCGCTGATGGACTACTGCACCGCCGGACCGCAGTACGCCAGCGGCGGGTTCATCGCCGACTCACGGATGCCGTTCGTCATCAACGGATCCCAGCAGCAGTGGCTCACGCGCAACAGCGAGCTCACCGGCTGGAGCAACGCCGTGTGGAACGCGACGTTCTCCGGCGTCGTGGGCGCACCCTCCGAGGAGGGCTTCCCCAACCCGGCCTACACGACCCTCGACAAGACCCCCGTGAGCCGCGAGAAGCCGTTCGTGTTCGTGGACGCCCAGGGCCGTTATGCCGTGCGCGTCCCCTCCGCACAGCGCGACAGCCGCGGCATCTCGTGGGCCAACGGCCTCACCGCCGGACGGACGATCCCGC from Pedococcus aerophilus includes the following:
- a CDS encoding adenylyl cyclase, whose product is MSQQVPHALRAPTTRPRSPRPVRWLAAAAALATLGAAAATTTASAAPVAAAPAPASAPTVSAAPAAPSTPALGPSVTVFDPSMPVAQIQASLDKAWTAQVDNEMGSERYAFLFKPGTYGTAAQPLQVKVGYYTEVAGLGASPTDVVINGKVEAYNRCLGDGGTSNCIALNNFWRTLSNLSIKVDATGQDGCRASANFWAVSQAVSMRRLDVSGANLSLMDYCTAGPQYASGGFIADSRMPFVINGSQQQWLTRNSELTGWSNAVWNATFSGVVGAPSEEGFPNPAYTTLDKTPVSREKPFVFVDAQGRYAVRVPSAQRDSRGISWANGLTAGRTIPLSDFYVARPGASEQEINTQLARGRHLLLTPGVYDVDRTIEVKRADTVVLGLGHATLTSARGAVPVEVKDVPGVVVAGVTIDAGTVESPALLRIGSKNGNNGTAKDASSNPTTLSDVYFRVGGPHIGRTKVALEVNSDDVLIDHTWVWRADHGTEGFTRGVNGDTDRWRTNTAANGVVVNGDDVTATGFFVEHFQEHNVIWNGERGTTVFFQNELPYDPPTQADWMDGTKLGWSAYKVGDRVKQHRLFAGGAYVFNQNNPSIHTENGFEVPRTPGVTLHHVLTVNLGAGTLDHVVNGVGGAVDTTRVGVPEYVVDYPAK